The Prunus dulcis chromosome 3, ALMONDv2, whole genome shotgun sequence genome segment TCTCCATTATAGTTTGTCTTCCTCAATACTAATCcctccatcttcttctcttAAATCCTTCTCACATTCtcactagctagctagctcgTTTATATCTTTTCGCTAAGATTATGGGTTCGGGTTCAGTCTTTCCATTGTCAAGTGTACTATTAATATTAACCCTAGGAGCTCTTCTGGTTGCCTTCTTTGTTAACCCGGCATGCTCCACTTCAAGACGAGCTCTCGATCTCCATGACCACCACCAAACCATGCAAAATGGGTTCAAGGTGACTCTCAAACACATTGATTCTGATAAAAACTTGACCAAACTCGAGCGTCTTCAACGTAGAATCAAGCGTGGCCGGAAAAGGTTGCAAAGGCTCAGCGTCTTATCCACCTCATCATCAGATCATAATTTGGGTGCCACCTCCCCGATCCACGCCGGGCAAGGAGAGTTCTTAATGAAGTTATCAATTGGCACTCCAGCTGAAACCTACAACGCTATCTTGGACACCGGGAGCGATCTCATCTGGACTCAATGCAAGCCTTGTAAGGACTGTTACGATCAGCCAAGCCCGATTTTCGACCCCAGAAAGTCCTCAACATTCTCAAAGCTATCATGTGAAAGCGAGTTCTGTGAAGCACTACCCTCACAAACATGCACCGACAACTCTTGTGAGTACTACTATGCTTATGGTGATTTTTCCTCCACAGATGGGATTCTTGCAACCGAAACGTTCACATTCGGAGACGTTTCCATCCCGAAAATAGGGTTTGGATGTGGGAAAGACAATCAAGGTGGTGGGTTCAATCAAGGTGCTGGTCTTGTGGGGTTAGGGCGTGGAACATTGTCGTTGGTTTCGCAGCTCAAGGAGCCCAAGTTCTCATATTGCTTGGCTTCCGTGGACGACA includes the following:
- the LOC117622445 gene encoding aspartic proteinase nepenthesin-1 gives rise to the protein MGSGSVFPLSSVLLILTLGALLVAFFVNPACSTSRRALDLHDHHQTMQNGFKVTLKHIDSDKNLTKLERLQRRIKRGRKRLQRLSVLSTSSSDHNLGATSPIHAGQGEFLMKLSIGTPAETYNAILDTGSDLIWTQCKPCKDCYDQPSPIFDPRKSSTFSKLSCESEFCEALPSQTCTDNSCEYYYAYGDFSSTDGILATETFTFGDVSIPKIGFGCGKDNQGGGFNQGAGLVGLGRGTLSLVSQLKEPKFSYCLASVDDTKSSSTLLMGSVANLDNTTSKHADIKTTPLIKSPNPDQSTFYYLGLEGISVGDTRLPIKKDTFALGDDGNGGLIIDSGTTLTYIEEGAFDLLKTEFTSQIKLAETDATDTVGLDVCFKLPEDDGSGKVEVPKLVFHFKNADLELPAENYIIADTDVGVLCLAMGSASGMSVFGNYQQQNLLVYHDLVKETISFVPTKCDQL